A genomic segment from Thermoleophilaceae bacterium encodes:
- a CDS encoding metallophosphoesterase → MEVRTNGAPAEQPEQATVRIAAAGDIHVSEVNADATAEAFGEIEDKVDLILLAGDLTTLGERAQAEALARICEAIETPIFAVLGNHDWHSGCRDTLVDVVEDAGVRVLDPGCATRCVNGVEVGIVGAKGFVGGFPGSHLPDFGEPSLRNVYAETGDEVEALDDGLRAVAACPFRIVLLHYAPTIDTLRGEPEAIWAFLGSDRLAAPIIEHQPDLVLHGHAHAGSFEGELGGVPVFNVSVPVIGRDFWVFELSGAARHPAEIH, encoded by the coding sequence ATGGAGGTCAGAACCAACGGCGCTCCCGCTGAGCAGCCGGAGCAGGCCACTGTCCGCATCGCCGCGGCGGGGGACATCCACGTGAGCGAGGTGAACGCGGATGCCACAGCGGAGGCGTTCGGCGAGATCGAGGACAAGGTGGACCTGATCCTGCTGGCCGGAGACCTCACCACGCTCGGCGAGCGCGCCCAGGCGGAGGCGCTGGCCCGCATCTGCGAGGCGATCGAGACGCCGATCTTCGCCGTTCTCGGAAACCACGACTGGCATTCCGGCTGCCGCGATACGCTCGTGGACGTGGTGGAGGACGCCGGCGTGCGCGTGCTCGATCCCGGGTGCGCCACCCGCTGCGTGAACGGCGTGGAGGTCGGAATCGTCGGGGCGAAGGGCTTTGTGGGCGGCTTCCCAGGTTCGCACCTGCCGGACTTCGGCGAGCCGTCGCTGCGGAATGTGTACGCCGAGACGGGAGACGAGGTGGAGGCCCTTGACGATGGGCTCCGCGCGGTGGCCGCCTGCCCTTTCCGGATCGTGCTGCTCCACTACGCGCCCACCATCGACACGCTGCGCGGCGAGCCGGAGGCGATCTGGGCCTTCCTCGGGTCCGACCGCCTGGCGGCCCCGATCATCGAGCACCAGCCGGACCTCGTGCTCCACGGACACGCGCATGCCGGCTCGTTCGAGGGTGAGCTCGGGGGCGTACCGGTGTTCAACGTGTCGGTGCCCGTGATCGGGCGCGACTTCTGGGTGTTCGAACTGAGTGGCGCCGCTCGTCACCCCGCCGAGATCCACTGA
- a CDS encoding SDR family oxidoreductase, translating to MPSRLIFFTGFPGFIGRRLVRELLAKDAGARIAALVEPRFAASAHDAAAQIAPDRIEIIEGDIVDRRLGLADDLYERLVAETTTAYHLAAIYNLSVPLEVAQRVNVEGTGNVLELCVRCQQLTRLNYVSTAYVAGDRRGVVYEHELALGQGFKNHYESTKFQAELWVRDEMDKVPTTIYRPAIVVGDSKTGETQKFDGPYYFLRTIARSVKQHMPIPQFGRASAPFNCVPLDFIVDAMVAAGDDPEAVGETLHLVDPEPVTAAEVGAIFAREYAHRDPAFRLPPRVVENALRIKPVRDLYGGAPHEAIRYLNHPVRFDTRRAGDILARHGLRCPRLEEYAGPIVEFFKAHEDDPALMPA from the coding sequence GTGCCGAGCCGACTCATCTTCTTCACCGGCTTCCCAGGCTTCATCGGACGCCGGCTCGTCCGTGAGCTGCTCGCCAAGGATGCGGGCGCGCGGATCGCCGCGCTCGTGGAGCCGCGCTTCGCAGCGAGCGCGCACGACGCCGCGGCCCAGATAGCGCCGGACCGCATCGAGATCATCGAAGGCGACATCGTCGACCGTCGGCTCGGACTGGCGGACGATCTTTATGAGCGTCTCGTCGCCGAGACGACGACCGCCTACCACCTGGCCGCGATCTACAACCTGTCCGTGCCGCTCGAGGTGGCGCAGCGGGTGAACGTGGAAGGCACCGGCAACGTGCTCGAGCTGTGCGTGCGCTGCCAGCAGCTCACCCGTCTCAACTACGTGAGCACGGCCTACGTGGCGGGCGACCGGCGCGGCGTGGTGTACGAGCACGAGCTGGCGCTCGGCCAGGGCTTCAAGAACCACTACGAGTCCACGAAGTTCCAGGCGGAGCTGTGGGTGCGCGACGAGATGGACAAGGTGCCGACAACGATCTATCGCCCGGCGATCGTGGTGGGCGACTCGAAGACGGGGGAGACGCAGAAGTTCGACGGGCCGTACTACTTCCTGCGGACCATCGCCCGTTCCGTGAAGCAGCACATGCCGATCCCGCAGTTCGGCCGCGCGTCGGCGCCGTTCAACTGCGTGCCGCTCGACTTCATCGTCGACGCGATGGTGGCCGCCGGCGACGATCCAGAGGCGGTGGGCGAGACGCTCCACCTCGTCGATCCCGAGCCGGTCACCGCCGCGGAGGTGGGCGCGATCTTCGCCCGCGAGTACGCCCACCGGGACCCGGCGTTCCGCCTGCCGCCGCGCGTGGTGGAGAACGCCCTTCGCATCAAGCCGGTGCGCGACCTATACGGCGGCGCCCCCCACGAGGCGATCCGCTACCTCAACCACCCGGTGCGCTTCGACACGCGGCGGGCGGGCGACATCCTCGCCCGGCACGGGCTGCGCTGCCCGCGCCTCGAGGAGTACGCCGGGCCGATCGTGGAGTTCTTCAAAGCGCATGAGGACGATCCCGCGCTGATGCCAGCGTGA
- a CDS encoding GNAT family protein produces the protein MATVDIRPLAVTDARTLAQLYRENREFLAPLEPLRPEAFYTFEGQRRHIAQLSDRRSSGTAYPFVILAGGTLAGAINLSNVVRGAFQSCNVGYWVAQEHNGQGYATEALRLVCERAFGELGLHRIEAGTLLDNHASQRVIEKNGFTRIGIAPRYLQIAGEWSDHILFQKTAEA, from the coding sequence ATGGCAACGGTGGACATCCGCCCGCTCGCGGTCACAGACGCCCGCACACTCGCGCAGCTCTACAGAGAGAACCGCGAGTTCCTCGCGCCGCTCGAGCCGCTGCGACCGGAGGCCTTCTACACGTTCGAGGGCCAGCGGCGGCACATCGCCCAGCTCAGCGACCGCCGCTCGTCCGGCACGGCGTATCCGTTCGTGATCCTGGCCGGGGGGACTCTCGCCGGCGCGATCAATCTGTCGAACGTCGTGCGCGGCGCGTTCCAGAGCTGCAACGTCGGCTACTGGGTCGCGCAGGAGCACAACGGGCAGGGCTACGCCACCGAGGCGCTACGCCTCGTGTGCGAGCGGGCGTTCGGCGAGCTTGGTCTCCACCGCATCGAGGCGGGAACGTTGCTCGACAACCATGCCTCGCAGCGTGTGATCGAGAAGAACGGCTTCACGCGGATCGGCATCGCGCCGCGGTACCTGCAGATCGCGGGCGAGTGGTCCGACCACATCCTGTTTCAGAAGACGGCCGAGGCGTAG
- a CDS encoding ribonucleotide-diphosphate reductase subunit beta, giving the protein MAQPLQMLQRVSYDDLYRRWEKGNWSATDIDFAEDRRQWHEDFSDIERQAALWNYAMFLHGEDSVADNLSPYIDAAPREEHKYFLATQQVDEARHAVFFGRFMREVVENADSYAGSLEATRPQLTWGFRKVFARLDQMADELRRDRSRTKLAQGIALYHIVIEASLAQPGQHFIESYLEERDILPGFRSGMANVALDEQRHIGFGVKLLADLVEEDPECRDAVAELLRELFPYTAAVFVPPNWDRRYSEVFGFTIEEIFAEGMMSMETKMRTAGMPLEQMPGMPIRFDLPVEERVRRAIVLLQAGVLGEKNGAPSREPEVLELLFDSVRTSVDPRHSHGRPTTIQWDFSDAEPWYLQVENGDSRVSRGQAPHSDLTLRCRYEDWVDVMGGRADPRLLMLRGKLRPRGNPIALWRMQKLFGR; this is encoded by the coding sequence ATGGCGCAACCCCTTCAGATGCTCCAGCGCGTCTCCTACGACGACCTCTACCGGCGTTGGGAGAAGGGCAACTGGAGCGCGACCGACATCGACTTCGCCGAGGACCGCCGCCAGTGGCACGAGGACTTCAGCGACATCGAACGCCAGGCGGCGCTCTGGAACTACGCGATGTTCCTCCACGGCGAGGACTCGGTGGCGGACAACCTGTCGCCCTACATCGATGCCGCGCCGCGCGAGGAGCACAAGTACTTCCTCGCCACCCAGCAGGTGGACGAGGCACGCCACGCCGTGTTCTTCGGGCGCTTCATGCGGGAGGTCGTGGAGAACGCCGACAGCTACGCGGGCTCGCTCGAGGCCACGCGTCCGCAGCTCACCTGGGGGTTCAGGAAGGTGTTCGCGCGGCTCGACCAGATGGCCGACGAGCTGCGCCGCGACCGCTCGCGCACGAAGCTCGCGCAGGGCATCGCGCTGTACCACATCGTGATCGAGGCCTCGCTCGCCCAGCCGGGACAGCACTTCATCGAGAGCTACCTCGAGGAGCGGGACATCCTGCCCGGGTTCCGTTCCGGGATGGCGAACGTGGCGCTCGACGAGCAGCGCCACATCGGCTTCGGCGTGAAGCTCCTGGCCGACCTCGTTGAGGAGGACCCGGAATGCCGCGACGCCGTGGCGGAGCTGCTGCGCGAGCTGTTCCCGTACACCGCCGCCGTGTTCGTGCCGCCGAACTGGGATCGCCGGTACAGCGAGGTGTTCGGCTTCACGATCGAGGAGATCTTCGCCGAGGGCATGATGTCGATGGAGACGAAGATGCGCACCGCGGGCATGCCGCTCGAGCAGATGCCCGGCATGCCGATCCGCTTCGACCTGCCGGTGGAGGAGCGCGTGCGCCGCGCGATCGTGCTCCTGCAGGCGGGCGTGCTCGGCGAGAAGAACGGCGCGCCGTCGCGCGAGCCGGAGGTGCTCGAGCTGCTGTTCGACTCGGTGCGCACGTCCGTCGATCCCCGCCATTCGCACGGGCGCCCCACCACGATCCAGTGGGACTTCAGCGACGCCGAGCCTTGGTACCTGCAAGTGGAGAATGGCGACTCGCGCGTTTCGCGCGGCCAGGCTCCCCACTCAGATCTCACACTTCGCTGCCGTTACGAGGACTGGGTCGACGTGATGGGCGGCCGTGCCGATCCGCGCCTCCTGATGCTGAGGGGCAAGCTGCGCCCGCGGGGCAACCCGATCGCCCTGTGGCGGATGCAGAAGCTGTTCGGCCGCTGA
- a CDS encoding glucose 1-dehydrogenase — MPTGDQHLSGRRALITGSATGIGRATAERLAADGAAVVINYVGPPDQAGEVVKEISDAGGRAVAIAADVSNEEQVVSMFERATDELGGPVDLLVNNAGVEKPFKLVDMPLDEWNKVIAVNLTGAFLCTREAARGMEKAGITGAIINVSSVHEVIPWREFSHYCASKGGMKLFTQTVARELAPQGIRVLNIAPGAILTPINQDLIDDPKKRADVEAEIPLGRTGKPEEIAAAISWLAGPEAEYVVGSTLFVDGGMTLYPKFV; from the coding sequence ATGCCCACAGGCGATCAACATCTCAGCGGCAGGCGCGCTCTCATCACGGGCTCGGCCACCGGCATCGGGCGCGCGACTGCCGAACGGTTGGCGGCGGACGGCGCGGCCGTCGTCATCAACTACGTCGGGCCGCCCGACCAGGCGGGCGAGGTGGTGAAGGAGATCTCGGACGCGGGCGGACGCGCCGTAGCGATCGCGGCCGACGTGTCGAACGAGGAGCAGGTGGTCTCCATGTTCGAGCGCGCGACCGACGAGCTCGGCGGCCCGGTCGACCTGCTCGTGAACAACGCGGGCGTGGAGAAGCCCTTCAAGCTCGTGGACATGCCGCTCGACGAGTGGAACAAGGTGATCGCGGTGAACCTCACCGGCGCCTTCCTCTGCACGCGCGAGGCGGCACGCGGAATGGAGAAGGCCGGCATCACCGGCGCGATCATCAACGTGTCCAGCGTGCACGAGGTGATCCCGTGGCGGGAGTTCAGCCACTACTGCGCCTCGAAGGGCGGGATGAAGCTGTTCACGCAGACCGTGGCGCGCGAGCTGGCACCGCAGGGCATCCGCGTGCTCAACATCGCGCCCGGCGCAATTCTCACCCCGATCAACCAGGACCTGATCGACGACCCGAAGAAGCGCGCCGACGTGGAGGCCGAGATCCCGCTGGGCCGCACCGGCAAGCCGGAGGAGATAGCGGCGGCCATCTCCTGGCTCGCGGGCCCGGAGGCGGAGTACGTGGTGGGCTCGACTCTTTTCGTGGACGGCGGGATGACGCTGTACCCGAAGTTCGTCTGA
- a CDS encoding MurR/RpiR family transcriptional regulator: MSRAGTSALTLSEEIRQRFEEFSRSQKDVGQYIVDHLDEAAFQTAEELARRASTSSSTVVRFAQALGFEGFPELQAAARDEYRRARESSNGSAPELTTQPLFPIDQTDFEASLAADHTNLEDTARKIDRDEVFASIELISRAERIVLCGTDQMAFFASYLRHLLMLLDLRCEVVASPSQEGLARLGRIDENTLVIGFSAGRPHPLVVRAMKLARHRKADTIAIADATLSEVAKLADQRLYYSSNGPAYVRSHTALLSLIQALAYGVYALDESAYADRIKAFRLK; encoded by the coding sequence GTGAGCCGCGCAGGCACATCGGCGCTGACCCTGTCCGAAGAGATCCGTCAGCGCTTCGAAGAATTTTCGCGTTCGCAGAAGGACGTGGGCCAGTACATCGTCGACCACCTCGACGAGGCCGCCTTCCAGACCGCCGAGGAGCTCGCCCGCCGCGCGTCCACGTCGAGCTCGACCGTCGTGCGCTTCGCGCAGGCTCTCGGCTTCGAGGGCTTCCCCGAGCTTCAGGCGGCGGCGCGCGACGAGTACAGGCGCGCGCGTGAGTCGTCGAACGGGTCGGCACCCGAGCTCACCACGCAGCCGCTCTTCCCGATCGACCAGACCGACTTCGAGGCATCGCTCGCCGCGGACCACACGAACCTCGAGGACACCGCCCGCAAGATCGACCGCGACGAGGTGTTCGCCTCCATCGAGCTGATCTCGCGCGCGGAGCGCATCGTGCTCTGCGGCACCGACCAGATGGCGTTCTTCGCCTCCTACCTGCGCCACCTGCTGATGCTGCTCGACCTTCGCTGCGAGGTGGTGGCGAGCCCATCGCAGGAGGGCCTCGCGCGTCTCGGCCGCATCGACGAGAACACGCTCGTGATCGGCTTCTCGGCCGGCCGCCCGCATCCGCTCGTGGTGCGCGCGATGAAGCTCGCCCGCCATCGCAAGGCGGACACGATCGCGATTGCCGACGCCACGCTCTCGGAGGTCGCCAAGCTTGCCGACCAGCGCCTCTACTACTCGTCGAACGGGCCCGCGTACGTCCGCTCGCACACGGCGCTGCTCAGCCTCATCCAGGCGCTCGCCTACGGCGTGTACGCGCTGGACGAGTCGGCATACGCCGACCGCATCAAGGCTTTCCGGCTGAAGTAG
- the pdxS gene encoding pyridoxal 5'-phosphate synthase lyase subunit PdxS: MRESGTFRVKSGLAEMLKGGVIMDVVTADQARIAESAGAAAVMALERVPADIRAAGGVARMADPSKIEEIQAAVTIPVMAKARIGHLVEAQVLEALEVDYIDESEVLTPADEANHIDKWKFKVPFVCGATNLGEALRRIAEGAAMIRTKGEAGTGNVVEAVRHMRTIMGEIRRLSSMDEAELPTAAKNLQSPLELVRMVAEKGGLPVVNFSAGGIATPADAALMMQLGAEGVFVGSGIFKSEDPERTAAAIVEATTHYDDPERVAGASRNLGAPMSGIEISELGEQGLIQHRGW; the protein is encoded by the coding sequence ATGAGGGAAAGCGGCACATTCCGCGTGAAGTCCGGCCTCGCCGAGATGCTCAAGGGCGGCGTGATCATGGACGTGGTCACCGCCGATCAGGCGCGCATCGCCGAGTCGGCGGGCGCCGCCGCGGTGATGGCTCTCGAGCGTGTGCCGGCCGACATTCGCGCGGCCGGCGGCGTGGCCCGCATGGCCGACCCGTCGAAGATCGAGGAGATCCAGGCCGCGGTCACCATCCCGGTGATGGCGAAGGCGCGCATCGGCCACCTCGTCGAGGCGCAGGTGCTCGAGGCGCTCGAGGTCGACTACATCGACGAGTCCGAGGTGCTCACGCCGGCCGACGAGGCCAACCACATCGACAAGTGGAAGTTCAAGGTGCCGTTCGTCTGCGGCGCCACCAACCTGGGCGAGGCACTCCGGCGCATCGCCGAGGGCGCGGCCATGATCCGCACCAAGGGCGAGGCCGGCACCGGCAACGTCGTGGAAGCAGTGCGCCACATGCGCACGATCATGGGCGAGATCCGCCGGCTCAGCTCGATGGACGAGGCCGAGCTGCCCACCGCCGCGAAGAACCTGCAGTCGCCGCTCGAGCTCGTGCGCATGGTCGCCGAGAAGGGTGGCCTGCCGGTGGTGAACTTCTCGGCAGGCGGCATCGCCACACCGGCGGACGCCGCGCTGATGATGCAGCTCGGCGCGGAGGGCGTGTTCGTCGGCTCCGGCATCTTCAAGTCGGAGGACCCCGAGCGCACGGCCGCCGCGATCGTGGAGGCCACCACCCATTACGACGACCCGGAGCGCGTGGCGGGCGCGTCGCGCAATCTCGGCGCCCCGATGAGCGGCATCGAGATCTCCGAGCTCGGCGAGCAGGGCCTCATCCAGCATCGCGGCTGGTAA
- the pdxT gene encoding pyridoxal 5'-phosphate synthase glutaminase subunit PdxT, translated as MVVGVLAIQGDFEAHAGMLVRLGAEARIVRTPADLDGLDAIVIPGGESTTMTLGIEREGLAEPLRELVSSGVPTLGTCAGLIMLDRDHLGLLDVSARRNAFGRQVQSFEADVELNGLGDTGPLRAVFIRAPWVDEYGEDVEVLAEIEGHPVAVRQGNILAVAFHPELTDDERVHAWLVEQVRQHA; from the coding sequence GTGGTCGTAGGCGTTCTCGCCATCCAGGGCGACTTCGAAGCCCACGCGGGCATGCTCGTGCGCCTGGGCGCCGAGGCACGCATCGTTCGCACGCCGGCCGACCTCGACGGGCTTGACGCGATCGTGATCCCAGGTGGCGAGTCCACCACGATGACGCTCGGCATCGAGCGCGAGGGGCTGGCGGAGCCGCTGCGCGAGCTGGTGAGCTCAGGCGTGCCCACCCTCGGCACGTGCGCGGGCCTGATCATGCTCGACCGCGACCACCTCGGTCTGCTCGACGTGAGCGCCCGCCGCAACGCGTTCGGCAGGCAGGTGCAGAGCTTCGAGGCGGACGTGGAGCTGAATGGCTTGGGCGACACTGGGCCGCTCCGTGCGGTATTCATCCGTGCACCGTGGGTAGACGAATACGGGGAGGACGTCGAAGTGCTGGCTGAGATCGAAGGACATCCCGTGGCCGTGCGCCAGGGCAACATCCTGGCGGTGGCATTCCATCCCGAGCTCACGGACGACGAACGCGTCCATGCATGGCTCGTCGAGCAAGTGAGGCAGCACGCATGA
- a CDS encoding aminopeptidase — protein MKDQRAEALAQILVRYSTKVKKGETVVVQGSTTAEPLVQAVYEEILRAGGFPVVQMSPEGAAAAFYELASDEQLEWIPPTAAWAVQEADVRIAILGDANTRDLSQVDPKKQAKAQKARKHLMETSMERSASGDYRWALTLFPTHAYASEAGMSLAAYEDFYYGACLATDPEPVTAWQRQSDLVRRLADWIAGKEEVHIQAPGTDIKLGVAGRNWIPCVGDRNMPDGEFFTGPVEDAVDGEISFSFPAVYGGREVSGVMLRFEGGKVVDASAERGEPFLHEMLDTDAGARHLGELGIGTNYGITTGTREILLDEKIGGTVHMAIGMSYPESGGTNSSAVHWDMVCDLRQGGSITVDGEELQRDGEFLVTGH, from the coding sequence ATGAAGGACCAGCGCGCGGAAGCGCTAGCCCAGATACTCGTTCGTTACTCGACCAAGGTGAAGAAGGGCGAGACCGTGGTCGTGCAGGGATCCACCACCGCGGAGCCGCTCGTGCAGGCGGTATACGAGGAGATCCTGCGAGCCGGCGGCTTCCCGGTAGTGCAGATGTCCCCGGAGGGCGCCGCCGCGGCGTTCTACGAGCTGGCGAGCGACGAGCAGCTCGAATGGATTCCGCCCACCGCCGCATGGGCCGTGCAGGAGGCCGACGTGCGCATCGCAATCCTCGGCGACGCGAACACGCGCGACCTGTCACAGGTCGATCCCAAGAAGCAGGCGAAGGCGCAGAAGGCGCGCAAGCACCTGATGGAGACGTCCATGGAGCGCAGCGCGTCCGGCGACTATCGCTGGGCGCTCACGCTGTTCCCCACGCACGCCTACGCGAGCGAGGCGGGAATGTCGCTCGCCGCGTACGAGGACTTCTACTACGGCGCGTGTCTCGCCACCGACCCCGAGCCCGTCACCGCGTGGCAGCGGCAGTCCGATCTCGTCCGGCGTCTCGCGGACTGGATCGCCGGCAAGGAGGAGGTGCACATCCAGGCTCCCGGCACCGACATCAAGCTCGGTGTTGCCGGCCGCAACTGGATCCCGTGCGTGGGCGATCGCAACATGCCCGACGGCGAGTTCTTCACCGGCCCCGTGGAGGACGCGGTGGACGGGGAGATCAGCTTCTCGTTCCCAGCGGTGTACGGCGGCCGCGAGGTGTCGGGCGTGATGCTGCGCTTCGAGGGCGGCAAGGTGGTCGACGCGAGCGCCGAGCGCGGCGAGCCGTTCCTGCACGAGATGCTCGACACCGACGCCGGCGCCCGCCACCTGGGCGAGCTCGGCATCGGCACGAACTACGGAATCACCACCGGCACCCGCGAGATCCTGCTCGACGAGAAGATCGGCGGCACCGTGCACATGGCCATTGGGATGTCGTATCCCGAGTCGGGTGGCACGAACTCATCCGCCGTGCACTGGGACATGGTGTGCGACCTGCGGCAGGGCGGCAGCATCACCGTTGACGGTGAGGAGCTGCAGCGCGACGGCGAATTTCTGGTGACCGGTCACTAG
- a CDS encoding enoyl-CoA hydratase-related protein → MQELTDVRYEVDNGLAWITIDRTDRMNAFRARTVDELIHCFTSAWADANVGVVCLTGAGDRAFCTGGDQKQRAETGDYGPSLSGLFEVERLHRLVREIPKPVIAAVNGYAIGGGHVLHVLCDLTIAADTAVFGQNGPRVGSFDAGFGTGYLARAVGEKRAREIWFLCRRYDAETAERWGLVNRVVPAAELHDEVRRWADEIMQLSPTALRFLKQSFNADTEHLAGLGAVAFSGLNAFLDSDEAREGVTAFAEKRQPDFAQYRAAASR, encoded by the coding sequence ATGCAGGAGCTGACCGACGTGCGTTACGAGGTGGACAACGGACTCGCGTGGATAACGATCGACCGCACGGATCGCATGAACGCGTTCCGCGCGCGCACCGTGGACGAGCTGATCCACTGCTTCACGAGCGCGTGGGCGGACGCGAACGTGGGCGTGGTGTGCCTCACCGGCGCGGGCGACCGCGCCTTCTGCACGGGCGGCGACCAGAAGCAGCGCGCCGAGACGGGCGACTACGGGCCGTCGCTGTCCGGGCTCTTCGAGGTCGAGCGCCTCCACCGGCTCGTGCGCGAGATCCCGAAGCCCGTGATCGCGGCGGTGAATGGCTACGCCATCGGCGGCGGTCACGTGCTGCACGTGCTCTGCGACCTCACCATCGCCGCCGACACCGCGGTGTTCGGGCAGAACGGCCCGCGCGTGGGCTCGTTCGACGCCGGCTTCGGCACCGGCTACCTGGCGCGCGCCGTCGGCGAGAAGCGCGCCCGCGAGATCTGGTTCCTCTGCCGGCGCTATGACGCGGAGACCGCCGAGCGCTGGGGCCTCGTGAACAGGGTCGTGCCGGCCGCCGAGCTCCACGACGAGGTGCGCCGCTGGGCCGACGAGATCATGCAGCTCTCCCCCACCGCCCTGCGCTTCCTGAAGCAATCCTTCAACGCCGACACCGAGCACCTCGCGGGCCTGGGAGCCGTGGCCTTCTCAGGCCTCAACGCGTTCCTCGATTCCGACGAGGCGCGGGAGGGCGTCACCGCCTTCGCGGAGAAGCGCCAGCCTGATTTCGCCCAGTACCGCGCGGCGGCTTCGAGGTGA
- a CDS encoding 3-oxoacyl-ACP reductase family protein — protein sequence MGEQRSDRVAFVTGAAQGIGRAIALALADDGRRVVVGDLQADAAQTTAADAGGIAVAIDVTDAASVTAAVERAEAELGPVEILVNNAGWDELRPFVDTDEMFWDRVIDVNFKGCLRMTHALLPGMIERGFGRIVNIGSDAGRVGSSHESVYSGAKGGVIAFTKTIAREAARAGVTANVVCPGPTRTPLLEGMAKTGGEKLVTSLERAVPMRRLGEPEDVAAAVAFLASERAGYITGQTLSVSGGLTMA from the coding sequence GTGGGGGAGCAGAGGTCAGACAGGGTTGCGTTCGTCACCGGGGCCGCGCAGGGCATCGGCCGGGCGATAGCGCTCGCGCTGGCAGATGACGGACGCCGCGTGGTGGTGGGTGATCTCCAGGCGGACGCGGCGCAGACCACCGCCGCGGACGCCGGCGGGATCGCCGTGGCCATCGACGTGACTGACGCCGCCTCGGTCACCGCCGCCGTGGAGCGGGCGGAGGCGGAGCTCGGCCCGGTCGAGATCCTCGTGAACAACGCCGGCTGGGACGAACTGCGGCCGTTCGTGGACACCGACGAGATGTTCTGGGACCGTGTGATCGACGTGAACTTCAAGGGCTGCCTGCGCATGACCCATGCGCTCCTGCCGGGAATGATCGAGCGCGGCTTCGGCCGCATCGTGAACATCGGCTCCGACGCGGGGCGGGTGGGTTCGTCCCACGAGTCGGTCTACTCGGGCGCGAAGGGCGGCGTGATCGCGTTCACCAAGACGATCGCGCGCGAGGCGGCCCGCGCCGGGGTGACCGCCAACGTCGTCTGCCCCGGGCCCACGCGAACGCCGCTGCTCGAGGGCATGGCGAAGACCGGCGGGGAGAAGTTGGTGACGTCGCTCGAGCGCGCGGTGCCGATGCGGCGCCTCGGCGAGCCGGAGGACGTGGCCGCGGCGGTGGCGTTCCTGGCGAGCGAGCGCGCCGGCTACATAACGGGCCAGACGCTGTCCGTCAGCGGCGGCCTGACCATGGCGTGA
- a CDS encoding YebC/PmpR family DNA-binding transcriptional regulator yields the protein MAGHSKWAQIKRKKGATDAKRGNLFTKLARAIQVAAREGGGDPAGNAALANAIQKAKDARMPKDNIERAIAKGTGADGGGEAIEEVLYEGYGPGGVAILVEALTDNRNRTGSEVRHAFSKHGGSLGEPGSVAWNFEKKGVAVVDADRYGEDDLMPAIDAGAEDVAIDENVYEVIAEPTDFTAVREALEQAGVEIQSADLTMRATNRVPVEEEQVGTLMRLIEALEDHDDVNAVHANFDVDAAVLERVLA from the coding sequence GTGGCAGGACATTCGAAATGGGCGCAGATCAAGCGCAAGAAGGGCGCAACCGACGCCAAGCGCGGAAACCTCTTCACCAAGCTCGCGCGGGCGATCCAGGTGGCCGCGCGCGAGGGCGGCGGCGATCCCGCGGGCAATGCGGCGCTGGCCAATGCGATTCAGAAGGCGAAGGACGCGCGCATGCCAAAGGACAACATCGAGCGCGCGATCGCGAAGGGCACGGGCGCGGACGGAGGCGGCGAAGCCATCGAGGAGGTTCTCTACGAGGGCTACGGCCCGGGCGGCGTGGCGATCCTGGTGGAGGCCCTCACGGACAACCGCAACCGTACGGGCTCCGAGGTGCGCCACGCCTTCTCCAAGCACGGCGGCTCGCTCGGCGAGCCCGGATCGGTGGCGTGGAACTTCGAGAAGAAGGGCGTCGCGGTGGTGGACGCGGACCGCTATGGCGAGGACGACCTCATGCCCGCGATCGACGCCGGCGCCGAAGACGTGGCGATCGACGAGAACGTGTACGAGGTGATCGCCGAGCCCACCGACTTCACCGCCGTCCGCGAGGCGCTCGAGCAGGCGGGCGTGGAGATCCAGAGCGCGGACCTGACCATGCGCGCCACCAACCGCGTGCCGGTGGAGGAGGAGCAGGTGGGCACGCTGATGCGCCTGATCGAGGCGCTCGAGGACCACGACGACGTGAACGCCGTCCACGCGAACTTCGACGTGGACGCCGCGGTGCTGGAGCGGGTGCTGGCCTAG